In the genome of Candidatus Ornithobacterium hominis, the window CAATCGCATCATGCGCCGCCAATGCTTCAAACTTGTTTTCTGCGGTTTTAAACGGCAAACCCGTAAATTGGGCAATATATTCCGCTACCTTCACATCATAGCCTTTAGGCGTATTGAGGCCTGTACCTACGGCCGTCCCACCCAATGCCAGTTCAGACAGGTGATTTAAAGTATTCTCCAAAGCCCTCAACCCATGAGTCAATTGGCTAGCATAGCCTGAAAACTCTTGCCCCAAAGTCAGCGGTGTAGCATCCATCAAGTGCGTACGCCCGATTTTCACAATATTTTTGAACTCATTTGCTTTCGCCTGTAGTGCGTCCCTTAATTTTTCTACACCAGGGGTGGTGACTTCTGCTATTTTTTTATAAACAGCGATATGCATTCCCGTAGGGAAAGTATCGTTAGATGATTGAGATTTATTCACATCATCATTCGGTAGTAAAGTTTTTTCACCTTCACCTATGGTTTTACCTGCGATTTCGTGTGCCCGATTGGCAATCACCTCATTCACATTCATATTTGATTGAGTGCCAGAGCCCGTCTGCCAAATCACCAAAGGAAATTCATCATCCAACTTCCCGTCTAAAATCTCATCACAAACCTGAGCAATTAAATCCCTTTTTTCTTCGCTTAAAACGCCTAGCTCTGCATTGGCATAAGCGGCAGCTTTTTTAAGATAAGCAAAGCCATAGATGATGTCTAACGGCATTGATGCTGCTGGCCCGATTTTAAAGTTATTTCTACTGCGTTCGGTTTGAGCTCCCCATTTTTGATTTTTAGGTACCTTTATCTCACCTAAAGTGTCTTTTTCAATTCGGAATTCCATAAAGATATATTGTTTCAAATTAAGTTATAAATTTACTTAAAATTCATGTAAAAGTGAAATCTGATATTTTTTAGCTTTCAATAAAAAAGATGAATTTTGATTAATTTTTTTAAGCCTTTAAAAATTTTTGGCTAAAATTTTGCGTTCTATAAATCAAAAATAAAGAATGAGCGATTATATTGTAAAACACAGCTGCCGAAAAATTGAATTGTTCCAAAACGAAGAAAGCCTTGGCTATCTAGATTATCACGAGGGCATAGGCTCGCTCTACATTGATTACGTCTTTGTAGAACCTCAGCATCGCGGCAAAAATGTGGGTAAGAATATTGTAGAGGAGGGAATCAAATTTGCGAAAGAGAAAGGATTAACTCCAAAACCTATCTGTAGCTACGCTGCAAAAGTGATGAAAAGAAAAGGTGAAATTTGAGAATTAGTTTCGAAGGCTTGTTGAGCTTTTATCTCTTGATTATGAGGGAAATAAACTGTGATAATTTAAGTGGAATGGTTTTGAAGGAATTAAGCACAATTTCAGAAAATGATAATTTATTTTAAAAGAAATATTGATGGTCTTAAAAACAAATTTCGCCTAGTAATGCGCACGGGTATTATTATATTTTTTTAAGGCTTAGATTTTATTTAAATAAAAAAATCTTGCCTCCTGAGATGGAAACAAGATTTTTTTAAGGCTTAAAAAATTTCTTATAAACTATTGTTTTTTATAAATTCTAAAATCTCTGAAATGTGCCCAAAAGCCATAGCAACAGATGTATCTGCTGCCCCATAATATACGGCAACTTGGTCTTTTTCATCGTTAAACAAAGCGGCACAGGGGAACACCACATTGGGCACATCTCCTGCCAATTCATACGGTGCTGCTGGGGCTAATAAATAAGGCTTGGTACGGTATAAAACTTTCGTTGGGTCTGCTTCGTCTAAAATTGCAGCTCCCATCGAGTAGCGAAATCCGTTGCAAGTATTGATGACGCCGTGATAGAACATAAGCCATCCTTCCTTCGTCAGATATGGGACGGTGCCTGCTCCAATCTTGGTGCATTGCCAAGCACTTTGGTCAAACGGAGCAACTTTCATCAAGCAACGGTGTTCTCCCCAATATTTCATATCAGGGCTGAAGCTGATGTAAATATCGCCAAATGGTGTGTGCCCATTATCACTCGGGCGGCTTAGCATGGCATATTTGCCGTCAATTTTTTGTGGGAAAAGTACGCCGTTCCTGTTAAATGGTAGAAAGGCATTCTCACACTGGAAAAATTCTTTAAAATCAAAGGTGTAAGCTATACCGATGGTTGGCCCGTGGTAGCCGTTGCACCAAGTGACCCAGTAGCGGTCTTCTATGTATACAACTCGTGGATCATATTTATAGTCAGAGTCTATCATTGATGTGTTTCCTGCTTTCATCTGAATCGGCTCGTGGTTGATTTTCCAATTTTTCCCGTCTTTGCTAAATCCAGCAAAAATATTCATTTGAACGGCTTTGTTGTCGCAACGGAATACGCCAGCAAATCCATCTTCAAACGGAACGACAGCACTGTTGAAGATACTATTGGACGATGGGATACTGTAACGACTGATAATTGGATTGTTTTGACTTCGCCACATCACTTCTGATGAGTTTTCGGGTCTATTTTCCCAAGGTATTTGTACTTTTTGGCTCATATTTATTAAATTTTTTATTTTGATTCTATTTTATCTGGATATGTAAAAGGGACGAGGTAAGTGATTAAAAATGCAGGAATGGTGGCAACCAAAACCCAAATGAAAAATCCTTGATAGCCCAACCAATCACTGAGGTAGCCACTCATCATCCCAGGAATCATTACCCCCAAGTTCATAATTCCCGTAGCAAAGGCGTAATGTGACATCTGATGTGGGCCAGGGGCTATTTGCTGCATCATAAATAGCATGAGCCCCACAAAGCCAAATCCATAGCCAAAATATTCTGTAATAATGGCTGCGCTTACCCAAAAGCCACTGGATGGCTGATATACGGCTAATAGTAAATAGACAATAAAGGGCAAGTTGAAAGCACAGCATAAGGTGAAAAGTGCTCTACTTAGTCCTTTTCTGTAACTAATGTAATAGCCGCCCAATACCGAGCCTAAAAGAAACGCCACCGCCCCGAACGTGCCATAGTATAAGCCGATTTCTTTTTCGGTCAGTCCCAGCCCGCCCAGTGCTACATCTGCTTTTAGAAACAAGGGAACAATTTTGATGGCATATCCCTCTGCAAAACGATAAAGAATAATGAAAGCGATATAAATCCAAATGTGTTTTTTTAAGAAAAAACTTTTTAAAACATCACCCAAACGCTGCATTGCTTCTTGCCAAGAGCCTGTTTCATTTGATTTTTCCCCGCCAGGCAAAAATTTGATGTGATAGAAGCCTAAGCCTGCTAACAGTAGCGAACAGATTGATATAATAACAGCCCAGGCATTTACGGCACCGATTTGCTCGATTAAATAGCCTGCAAAGTAAACCAGCCCACCTGTGGCAATGACTTTAGCCAAATTGTAGAAAGCACCTTGCCAACCGATGTATTTTGCTTGCGCTTCGTTGTCTAGAGAGCTTATATACACTCCATCTGCTGCGATGTCATGCGTAGCTCCGCTAAAGGCAATTAAAAACATCAGTGCAATAGAAATGGCAAAATAATAATTAGTGTATAAAGATAAGGCCACCAAACCGAAAATAAGGCCTCCCATCAATTGTGTTAAAACAACAAAAAACTTTTTGTTTTTGTACAGTTCTAAAAAAGGACTCCAAAGAGGCTTGAGCGTCCATGGGAGCATGATTAAACTCGTCCAAAAAGCAATTTCTCTATCCGAATTTCCTAAGCCTTTAAACATCAGTACGCTTACCATGTTCAATACCACAAACGGCAAACCCATAGCGAAGTAAAGCGTTGGTACCCAACTGATAGGATTGAATTTATTTTTTGTCATGATTTTGAGATTATCAAGATGATAAATATTCCATCTTTATCACATTTAAGCAAGCTAATTTAATGTGATTTTTTCTTTTAAAAAATTTTTAAAGGCTTAAAAAATTCTCTTTTTTTCTGAAAACACTTAAGGATTTTTAAAGCCTTTGCAAAAATCCATAAAGGTAATAAATTAACTTGAATGTTCGCACATGATATATTTAACACTAAAAATTTACACTTAAATTGAAGTTTATTTTCAGATTAATTTTATTTAACCTATTTTTATGGGAAATTATTAAAATTATTGTCGAAAAATAAAAATTTTTTAATCGATGAAAAAAACATGTATGACTTTAATGCTTGCCTTCTTAGTGTGCCAAACGCCAGGCTATGGGCAAGTGAATGAAAGGAACATCAATTATGAAATTAGTGCTCCTGTGTCTTTAGCGGAATTTTTAAGTTCTCTGCAGGAGCAAACCGATGTCAAAATTAACTTTAATGTTGCGGATCTGAAGGACTTCCAGATAGAACAAGTTTCTTTCAGTAATTCTTCTATTGAAGATATTGCAGATTATTTAATGGAAAACTATACGCTGAACGTAGAGTTAGCTAATGGGGAAATGTATGTTTCTGATCTATTTGGAGAGAGCATCTACGGGACGGGCAACCAAGTTGATTTGAGTACATTAGTGGTTACAGCCTTGGGGATTAAAAGAGAGGAAAGGGCTTTGAGCTATAACGTACAGGAAATCAAGAGTGAGGAGTTGACTAGGGTTAAAGATGCTAACTTCATGAACACGCTCACAGGTAAAGTTGCGGGGGTTCAAATCAATCAAAGTTCAGCGGGTATCGGTGGTGCTACTAAGGTAGTCATGCGTGGGGCAAAATCTTTGGTAGGGGATAATAATGTGCTTTATGTAGTTGATGGTATGCCGATGATTAATCCTTCTCGAGCAGCTAGTGGTCGATTTGCCAGTCAAGGTGGGGGGGAAAGTATATCGGATTTTAACCCAGAAGATATTGAGAGCATCTCTGTGTTGACTGGTCCTTCAGCAGCGGCACTTTACGGTGCATCGGCAGCAAATGGTGTTATTTTGATTACTACTAAAAAAGGTAAAGATGGGCGTATGAAGTTAAATCTTTCTTCTACAACAGAGTTTTATCGTCCTTTTATTTTGCCCGAGTTCCAAAATACGTATGGTAATGCACCAGGTTCAGATAGAAGCTGGGGAGAGAAATTGGCGACTCCTTCTACGTTTGATCCAAAAGACTTTTTCCAAACGGGGATGAATCAAACTTACTCTGCAAGCTTGTCTGTGGGTACAGAAAAGAACCAAACTTATTTCTCTGTTGCTACTACGACTGCAGAGGGTATTATTCCAAATAATGGCTATTATCGACGTAATTTCACTGCAAGAAATACTGCTAATTTCTTAGATAATAAATTACATCTTGATGTGAGTGGGAGCTACATTATGCAAGGAGATCAAAATATGATTTCTGAAGGAGGGTATTTTAACCCATTGACTTCTTTGTATCTTTTCCCTAGGGGTGATGATTTTAATACTATCAAAGCTTATGAAAGGTACAACCCTGCAAGGGGGATTAATGAGGTATATTGGCCTTATAATGTGAAAAGAAAACTATTCACAGCAGAAAACCCATATTGGATTGTAAACCGCGAATTGACACAAAGTCATAAAAATAGATACATGTTTAATTCTAGTTTAAAATATGATTTTGCTGACTGGATTAATATTACTGGGCGTGTGCGTGTAGATAATATTTATAATAAAATTGAGAGAAAATATTATGCTTCTACAGATAAATTATTTACCAATTCAGACAAAGGTTATTACTCTGCTAGTGAAGAAAAAAATATTCAAACCTATGCAGATTTAATGCTTAATGTTAACAAAAAAATTAACGATTTTAATTTGGTCGCCAACATTGGTACTAGTTATGATGACCGCGTAGGCGAAAGTATAGGCATCGGAGGTTCTCTCAATTTGATTCCTAATTTATTTTCAGCTGCCAATTTAGACCCCAAAAAGAGCGGTGTTGGCGGGCAAAGCCACAGGCAAACTAGAAATATTGCATTGTTTGGTAGTGCAGAATTAGGTTATAAAAATATGCTTTATTTAACTTTAACTGGTAGAAATGACTGGGCTTCTCAATTAGTTAATTCAAAAGAACCATCTATTTTCTATCCAAGCGTTGGTTTGTCGAGTATCGTTTCTAAAATGCTTGATTTACCAAAAGTAATTTCATTTTTGAAAGTTAGAGGTTCCTATACAGAAGTGGGTTCGCCTATCACACAATTAGGTATAACGCCAGGTACAATAACCTATGATTTGTCTCCTTCGGCAGGTTTGACGCCAAGATCTACTTACCCGTTCCCAGATTTTAAAGCAGAACGTACAAAATCTTATGAAGGTGGTTTAGAATTGAAAATGTTTAAAAATAAATTAAACTTTGACTTGACTTTATATCGTTCTAATACATATAACCAGACTTTTCTTAGCTCATTACCGCCGTCATCAGGATATTCAGGCTTCTATGTTCAAGCAGGGAATGTTCAAAACGAAGGTATAGAGTTAGCTCTAGGCCTAGACCAGTCTTGGAATGATTTTAGCTGGTTTACCAACTTCACATACACTAGAAACGTTAACTTAATCAAAGAGTTAGTCAGAGGCTACACCAACCCTGTGGATGGTTCAAAGTTTGATTTAACAGAACTTTACATCAATGGAGCTCTCATCAAAGAAGGTGGAAGCATGGGAGATATTTATACTGAAGGAATCTTGAGAAGAGACGCTAATGGCAAATTAATTGAGGGAAATTCAGGACTCTTTGAAGTAGATAGAAAACAACGAATTAAAATTGGGAAATCAACTCCCGATTTCACAATGGGTTGGAACAACCAATTTGGATATAAAGGATTTAATTTAAGTTTTGTAGTGACAGGTAACTTTGGAGGAATCGTAAATTCTGGGACACAAGCTGTGCTAGATGCTTATGGAGTTTCTAAAGCAACGGCTGAGGCTAGAGACAAAGGAGGTGTTACCATTGATGGACATACATACGATGCAGAAAAATATTATAGCACAATTGGAGGAGAAGAGTTAATGGGTTATTATACTTATGATGCTACCAACGTGAGATTGCAAGAAGCTAGTTTAGGCTATGCTTTTAAAGGAGATTTATTCAACAATGTTATCAATAAGTTAACTATATCTCTAGTGGGCAGAAATTTATGGATGATCTACAACAAAGCTCCATTTGATCCTCAGTCAACAGCTTCTACTGGGACTTATAGAAGTACAGAATTTTTTATGACCCCAAGTTTAAGAAGTTTTGGTATTAACGCTAAAATAGATTTTTAAAAAAAATAAAAATGAAAACAAAATATTATAACATATCAAAAATTACTGGTCTTTTCTTGTTTTTAGCATTATTTTCAATTTCAGCCTGTTTAGGTGACTTTGAAGAAATCAACAGAAATAAATTAAGACCTACCGAAAAAGAAATAGACTATGATGGCGTTGCTTCTGGAGGCTATTTCACTGATTTCCAAAAAAGAATCATCCCTACAAGAGGGCGAGGAGAAGGTACTGACAGAATTAACGAATATCAGGTCACTTTAAACTTAGCTTCTGATAGTTGGGCAGGGTATTTTTCTCCAACCCTTAATAAATTTAACAACGGGAATAACTTTACCACTTACTACATGATTGTAGGATGGGTAGATTACACTTACACTACCATGTATAGAAATATTGTTAACCCTTGGTTTCAAATTAGACAACAAACCCACGAGGTCAAAAAAGACCAAGACGGGAATGTGACTTTCGAGAAAAAAGACATTGTAAATCAAAGCACATATTCCATCGCTCAAATCATCAAGATTATGGGATTACATAAAACGACTGATATGTTTGGGCCTTTACCATACAGTAAAGTCGGTTCTGGTTCATTTTTAGTCCCTTATGATTCACAAGAAGTTATCTACCGTTCATTTTTCAAAGAATTACAAGAAGCTATAGAAACATTGAATATCTATGCTAATAATCAAAGCACCCTACTAAAAAATTATGATGGTGTTTACCACGGTGATGTGAATAAATGGATGAAATTAGGAAACTCATTGATGCTTAGATTAGCCATGCGTGTGAGATACGCTGATGAAAGTTTAGCAAGAGAATATGCGAACAAAGCAATTACTAACCCTGGTGGCCTTATCGAAAACGTGGCTGAC includes:
- the fumC gene encoding class II fumarate hydratase — protein: MEFRIEKDTLGEIKVPKNQKWGAQTERSRNNFKIGPAASMPLDIIYGFAYLKKAAAYANAELGVLSEEKRDLIAQVCDEILDGKLDDEFPLVIWQTGSGTQSNMNVNEVIANRAHEIAGKTIGEGEKTLLPNDDVNKSQSSNDTFPTGMHIAVYKKIAEVTTPGVEKLRDALQAKANEFKNIVKIGRTHLMDATPLTLGQEFSGYASQLTHGLRALENTLNHLSELALGGTAVGTGLNTPKGYDVKVAEYIAQFTGLPFKTAENKFEALAAHDAIVETHGALKQIAVSLNKIANDIRMMASGPRSGIGEIIIPSNEPGSSIMPGKVNPTQSEALTMVAAQVMGNDVAITIGGTQGHYELNVFKPMMAANALQSAELIGDACVSFTENCVNGIEANEQRIQELVDNSLMLVTALNTKIGYYKAAEIAQTAHKNGTTLKEEAVNLGYVSAEDFDEWVKPEDMVGEIK
- a CDS encoding GNAT family N-acetyltransferase; this encodes MSDYIVKHSCRKIELFQNEESLGYLDYHEGIGSLYIDYVFVEPQHRGKNVGKNIVEEGIKFAKEKGLTPKPICSYAAKVMKRKGEI
- a CDS encoding glycoside hydrolase family 130 protein, whose product is MSQKVQIPWENRPENSSEVMWRSQNNPIISRYSIPSSNSIFNSAVVPFEDGFAGVFRCDNKAVQMNIFAGFSKDGKNWKINHEPIQMKAGNTSMIDSDYKYDPRVVYIEDRYWVTWCNGYHGPTIGIAYTFDFKEFFQCENAFLPFNRNGVLFPQKIDGKYAMLSRPSDNGHTPFGDIYISFSPDMKYWGEHRCLMKVAPFDQSAWQCTKIGAGTVPYLTKEGWLMFYHGVINTCNGFRYSMGAAILDEADPTKVLYRTKPYLLAPAAPYELAGDVPNVVFPCAALFNDEKDQVAVYYGAADTSVAMAFGHISEILEFIKNNSL
- a CDS encoding MFS transporter — its product is MTKNKFNPISWVPTLYFAMGLPFVVLNMVSVLMFKGLGNSDREIAFWTSLIMLPWTLKPLWSPFLELYKNKKFFVVLTQLMGGLIFGLVALSLYTNYYFAISIALMFLIAFSGATHDIAADGVYISSLDNEAQAKYIGWQGAFYNLAKVIATGGLVYFAGYLIEQIGAVNAWAVIISICSLLLAGLGFYHIKFLPGGEKSNETGSWQEAMQRLGDVLKSFFLKKHIWIYIAFIILYRFAEGYAIKIVPLFLKADVALGGLGLTEKEIGLYYGTFGAVAFLLGSVLGGYYISYRKGLSRALFTLCCAFNLPFIVYLLLAVYQPSSGFWVSAAIITEYFGYGFGFVGLMLFMMQQIAPGPHQMSHYAFATGIMNLGVMIPGMMSGYLSDWLGYQGFFIWVLVATIPAFLITYLVPFTYPDKIESK
- a CDS encoding SusC/RagA family TonB-linked outer membrane protein, producing the protein MKKTCMTLMLAFLVCQTPGYGQVNERNINYEISAPVSLAEFLSSLQEQTDVKINFNVADLKDFQIEQVSFSNSSIEDIADYLMENYTLNVELANGEMYVSDLFGESIYGTGNQVDLSTLVVTALGIKREERALSYNVQEIKSEELTRVKDANFMNTLTGKVAGVQINQSSAGIGGATKVVMRGAKSLVGDNNVLYVVDGMPMINPSRAASGRFASQGGGESISDFNPEDIESISVLTGPSAAALYGASAANGVILITTKKGKDGRMKLNLSSTTEFYRPFILPEFQNTYGNAPGSDRSWGEKLATPSTFDPKDFFQTGMNQTYSASLSVGTEKNQTYFSVATTTAEGIIPNNGYYRRNFTARNTANFLDNKLHLDVSGSYIMQGDQNMISEGGYFNPLTSLYLFPRGDDFNTIKAYERYNPARGINEVYWPYNVKRKLFTAENPYWIVNRELTQSHKNRYMFNSSLKYDFADWINITGRVRVDNIYNKIERKYYASTDKLFTNSDKGYYSASEEKNIQTYADLMLNVNKKINDFNLVANIGTSYDDRVGESIGIGGSLNLIPNLFSAANLDPKKSGVGGQSHRQTRNIALFGSAELGYKNMLYLTLTGRNDWASQLVNSKEPSIFYPSVGLSSIVSKMLDLPKVISFLKVRGSYTEVGSPITQLGITPGTITYDLSPSAGLTPRSTYPFPDFKAERTKSYEGGLELKMFKNKLNFDLTLYRSNTYNQTFLSSLPPSSGYSGFYVQAGNVQNEGIELALGLDQSWNDFSWFTNFTYTRNVNLIKELVRGYTNPVDGSKFDLTELYINGALIKEGGSMGDIYTEGILRRDANGKLIEGNSGLFEVDRKQRIKIGKSTPDFTMGWNNQFGYKGFNLSFVVTGNFGGIVNSGTQAVLDAYGVSKATAEARDKGGVTIDGHTYDAEKYYSTIGGEELMGYYTYDATNVRLQEASLGYAFKGDLFNNVINKLTISLVGRNLWMIYNKAPFDPQSTASTGTYRSTEFFMTPSLRSFGINAKIDF
- a CDS encoding RagB/SusD family nutrient uptake outer membrane protein → MKTKYYNISKITGLFLFLALFSISACLGDFEEINRNKLRPTEKEIDYDGVASGGYFTDFQKRIIPTRGRGEGTDRINEYQVTLNLASDSWAGYFSPTLNKFNNGNNFTTYYMIVGWVDYTYTTMYRNIVNPWFQIRQQTHEVKKDQDGNVTFEKKDIVNQSTYSIAQIIKIMGLHKTTDMFGPLPYSKVGSGSFLVPYDSQEVIYRSFFKELQEAIETLNIYANNQSTLLKNYDGVYHGDVNKWMKLGNSLMLRLAMRVRYADESLAREYANKAITNPGGLIENVADIAMLKSEGNFEYDNSLKLISDGYNDTRMGATIQTYLKGFNDPRIASYFRKGSINNQNDYFALRTGIPMPNNVKAHNGFSLPNIESETPVYWFKASETYFLKAEAALYGLIGGNAEEFYNQGIKTSFQENGVALGDYLTRDAFPASFEDPLNSAYNAPRPSGTSKKWSSASTREQHLEQIITQKYLAIFPDGQEAWSEWRRTGYPKQILVFENKTNQGVLTGNGSNQGVRRFPFPQSEKIQNTENVAKAGALLNGPDNSATRLWWDKNPNIN